CGAGTATCGCTAGCTCTTCAGGTGCCAAAGACTGGCCAGACTGCGCAAGTCTTCCGGGCGAGTGACTTTCAGGTTATCCGCACGTCCCTCGATCAGGCGCGGTGCCTGCCCGGCCCACTCGATAGCTGAGGCCTCATCGGTAATCGCCACACCGGCGATCAACGCATCAGCCAGCGCTCGCTGCAACTCGCCAAGACGGAACATCTGCGGGGTAAAAGCCTGCCAGATGGTTGAGCGATCCACCGTAGCTTGCACCCGGCCATCAGCACCAGCACGCTTGAGCGTATCGCGCGCCGGCACGGCCAACAGGCCGCCCACCGGATCATCGGCCAGTTCGCTGAGCAGCAGATCGAGATCGCTACGTGCCAGGTTAGGCCGCGCTGCATCGTGCACCAGCACCCAATCCTGCTCCTGAGCGCCAAGTTCACTCAAACGCAGCAAGCCATTGAGCACCGAATCAGCGCGTTCGGCACCGCCATCGGCGCGCTGGATGCGTGGATCATGCGCGCAGCTCAGGGCCGGCCAGTAGGGATCATCCGCCGCCAGGCTGACCACCACCGCACGCAGCTGCGGATGCTCGAGAAAGCACGCCAGGGTGTGCTCGATAATGCTTTTGCCGGCCAGTTGCAGGTACTGCTTGGGCCGATCGGCGCGCATCCGGCTGCCAATACCGGCAGCAGGGATTAGCGCCCAGAAAGGGGGTAATTCAGAGGTATTCATTCAGCCAACTGATAGAGGGTTTCGCCCTCTTTAAGCATGCCCAGCTCGTGCCGCGCACGCTCTTCGACGGTTTCCATCCCGCTTTTCAGCTCCAGAACCTCGGCTTCGAGAATCCGGTTACGCTCTTGCAGCTGCTGGTTTTCGCCCTGTTGATCGGCGATCTGCTGCTGCAACTGGGCCACCTGTGCCAGGCTGCCATCGCCGACCCACAGGCGATACTGCAGGCCTGCCAACACGGCAATCAGCACGATAAATACCCAGTAAAAGTTATTGCGCATAGCGTAGAAAGCTTCCGAACGAAAAAGGGGCGACTCGCGCCGCCCCTCTTTTACCATGCCTGGGTTCAACCACGGAACTCGGCGCGACCTTTGTAAGGTGCTTTGCCAGCCAGCTGCTCTTCGATGCGCAGCAGTTGGTTGTACTTGGACACGCGGTCCGAGCGGCACAGCGAGCCGGTCTTGATCTGGCCAGCAGCAGTACCGACCGCCAGGTCAGCGATGGTGCTGTCTTCGGTTTCACCCGAACGGTGCGAGATCACGGCGGTGTAACCGGCAGCCTTGGCCATCTGGATGGCTTCCAGCGTCTCGGTCAGGGTACCGATCTGGTTGAACTTGATCAGGATCGAGTTACCGATCGACTCGTCGATACCGCGCTTGAGGATCTTGGTGTTGGTTACAAACAGGTCGTCACCCACCAGCTGTACTTTCTTGCCGATCTTGTCGGTGAGGACTTTCCAGCCAGCCCAGTCGGACTCGTCCATGCCGTCTTCGATGGAGATGATCGGGTAACGCTCGGACAGACCAGCCAGGTAGTCGGCAAAACCAGCAGCGTCAAACACCTTGCCTTCGCCAGCCAGGTCGTACTTGCCGTCCTTGAAAAACTCGCTGGAGGCGCAGTCCAGTGCCAGGGTCACGTCATCACCCAGCTTGTAGCCAGCATTGGCCACGGCTTCGGCGATAGCAGCCAGAGCGTCTTCGTTGGACGCCAGGTTCGGCGCGAAACCGCCTTCATCACCCACGGAGGTGCTCAGGCCACGGGCCTTCAGCACAGCCTTGAGGTGGTGGAAAATCTCGGTACCCATGCGCAGCGCGTCGGCGAAGGTCTTGGCGCCAACCGGCTGGACCATGAATTCCTGGATATCGACGTTGTTATCGGCGTGTTCGCCGCCGTTGATGATGTTCATCATCGGCACCGGCATCGAGTAGACGCCCGGAGTGCCATTCAGGTCGGCGATATGCGCGTAAAGTGGCACGCCCTTGGCCTGTGCAGCAGCCTTGGCCGCAGCCAGGGATACCGCGAGGATGGCGTTGGCACCCAGGG
This DNA window, taken from Pseudomonas sp. SG20056, encodes the following:
- the ftsB gene encoding cell division protein FtsB, whose amino-acid sequence is MRNNFYWVFIVLIAVLAGLQYRLWVGDGSLAQVAQLQQQIADQQGENQQLQERNRILEAEVLELKSGMETVEERARHELGMLKEGETLYQLAE
- the ispD gene encoding 2-C-methyl-D-erythritol 4-phosphate cytidylyltransferase — translated: MNTSELPPFWALIPAAGIGSRMRADRPKQYLQLAGKSIIEHTLACFLEHPQLRAVVVSLAADDPYWPALSCAHDPRIQRADGGAERADSVLNGLLRLSELGAQEQDWVLVHDAARPNLARSDLDLLLSELADDPVGGLLAVPARDTLKRAGADGRVQATVDRSTIWQAFTPQMFRLGELQRALADALIAGVAITDEASAIEWAGQAPRLIEGRADNLKVTRPEDLRSLASLWHLKS
- the eno gene encoding phosphopyruvate hydratase, translating into MAKIVDIKGREVLDSRGNPTVEADVILDSGIIGSACAPSGASTGSREALELRDGDKSRYLGKGVLKAVANINGSIRDLLLGKDATDQKALDLAMIALDGTENKATLGANAILAVSLAAAKAAAQAKGVPLYAHIADLNGTPGVYSMPVPMMNIINGGEHADNNVDIQEFMVQPVGAKTFADALRMGTEIFHHLKAVLKARGLSTSVGDEGGFAPNLASNEDALAAIAEAVANAGYKLGDDVTLALDCASSEFFKDGKYDLAGEGKVFDAAGFADYLAGLSERYPIISIEDGMDESDWAGWKVLTDKIGKKVQLVGDDLFVTNTKILKRGIDESIGNSILIKFNQIGTLTETLEAIQMAKAAGYTAVISHRSGETEDSTIADLAVGTAAGQIKTGSLCRSDRVSKYNQLLRIEEQLAGKAPYKGRAEFRG